The window CTCGCGGCGATCCTCTCGATGGTCAGCGAGTTGCGGCACGAAACGCAGATCCCAATCGTGCTGTTCGGCTACTACAATCCGATTTTTCACTATGGACCTGAGCGTCTTTGCGCCGACGCCGCCAAGGCGGGAATCGATGCGCTGCTGGTGGTCGATCTGCCGCCGGAGGAAGCGGGGGAGCTCGCGCGCCCCGCGCATGCGAACGGCCTCGATATCATTTATCTGCTCGCGCCGACGACGCCGCTCGAACGCAGCCGCAAGGTTGTCCGCAATGCCAGCGGGTTCCTTTATTATGTGGCGGTCGCTGGTGTGACCGGCGCGCGTGCGCAGCTTCCGACCGACCTGAAAGATCATATTGATGCGCTGCGCCCGGTAACCGATCTGCCGCTCGGCGTCGGCTTCGGCATCTCGACTCCTGAGCAGGCGGCGCAGGTGGCGACCTTCGCCGATGCGGTCGCGGTCGGCAGCGCGATTTCGCTGGTGATCGAAAAACACGGCAAGTCGCCCGAGATGGTCAGCGCGGTTGGCGAGATGGTTGGCGCGATGAAGGCTGCGATGCGGCAGGCGCGCGGCGGGCACGCAACCCGGATGGAGCAAACCGATGGCTGAGCGACAAATGGCAACCCAGGCGCAGCAGGCGGCGAGCGACGAGATCTGGTCGAAGTGCCCCGGCTGCAGAGAGATGGCGTTTCGCAAGGAAGTCGAGCGCAACCTGAACGTGTGCCTCAAGTGCGGGCATCATTTTCGGTTAACTGTCAGTCAGCGCCTCGCGATCACGGCCGATCGCGGCTCCTGGCGCGAGATGTTTGCCGACCTCGCGATCGGCGACCCACTCGGCTTCGTCGATAGCAAACCTTATCCGGCGCGGCTCGCGCAGGCCCGCGCTGAGAGCGGCCGCAACGACGCGGTGGTCGTGGGCCTCGCGAAAATCGAGCAGATTCCGCTCGCGCTCGCGATCATGGATTTCGAATTCATGGGCGGCAGCATGGGCGTCGTCGTGGGCGAGAAAATCGCGCGCCTGTTCGATGTGGCGACGCAGAAAAAATTGCCGGTGATTGTTTTCGTCGCATCGGGCGGCGCGCGGATGCAAGAAGGTGCACTCTCCTTGATGCAGATGGCGAAGGTATCCGCGGCGATCGCGCGGCTGCGCGACGCGCGCCTGCCGTATATCGCCGTGCTATGCGATCCGACGACCGGCGGCGTGGCCGCATCGTATGCGATGCTCGGCGATCTCAACATTTCCGAGCCGGGCGCGCTGATCGGATTCGCCGGCCGCCGCGTTATCCAGCAGACGACGAATCAGCAACTGCCCGACGACTTCCAGCGCGCCGAGTTCCTGCTTGCGCACGGGATGCTCGACGCGATCGTGCCGCGACATCAGATGAGATTCACGCTCGCCCGCCTGCTCTCGATGCTGACCCGCAAACGCAGTGTCGCGAAAGCATCGGAAGCGAAGAGGAAGTAGGGGAGCGTGAAGGGGCGTCCGGCGCTCTAAATACGGAGACAGAAAGAAGACTCACCACGAAGGCACGAACGGCACTAAGTCAGAGATATTTGAAGCGGCCAGTGGAAAACGGTTTGGGCGTCCCCCCGCTGCCTTCCTTGCGTCCGATGGGGCCGGTAAAATTCGGGCCGGATGGAACGGCTAACTAAGACTCTTGATTGGCTCTACTCGCTCGAGGCGCGTGGCGAAATCTACAAGCTCGAGCGGATGGAGAATGCTCTCGCTCTCATCGGGAATCCGCACAAACGGCTGCGCGCGGTACATATCGCGGGCACCAAGGGCAAAGGCTCCGTCGCTGCGATGCTCGACAGCGTGCTGCGCGCCGCGGGTTTGCGTGTCGGGCTCTATACCAAGCCGCACCTGGTGAATCTTTCCGAACGCACGCGGATCAACGGCGCGGAGGTTCCGGCCGCGCGGATGCTCGATTACATCGAACGCCTGCGCGCGATCTTCGATGGCGCCAACATGGCGCTGACGTTTTTCGAGTTCACCGTCGCGCTGATGTTTCTTTATTTCGCCGAGGAGAACGTCGATATCGCTGTGATCGAAACGGGGCTCGGCGGACGCCTCGACTCGACCAACGTCGTAATGCCGATCCTGAGCGTGATCACGCCGATTGGCTTCGATCACATGGAGTACCTGGGGCATACGATTCCCGCGATCGCGTCGGAGAAGGGCGGGATCATCAAGAATGATGTGCCTGTCGTGATTGGCGCGCGCGATCCGGAAGCGCGCACGACGCTGACTTCGATCGCCGGTCAGCGGCGCTCGGCGGTGCGTCTCATCGATCGCGACTTCAGCTTCACCTCGCATGCCCCGGCGCATCGGATCGACTACCAGGGCCTCGGACTGAACCTCAACGGGGTCGAGCTCGCTCTTGCCGGGCCGTTTCAGCACGAGAACGCGGCGATCGCGATCGCGGCCGTCGAGGCCCTGCGCGCGCTCGGCTGGAAGATCGACGAGCCGCATATCCGCCAGGGGCTGCGCGAGATGTATTGGCCGGGGCGCTTCGACGTCGTGTCGCGCCGCCCGTTGGTGATTCTCGATTGCGCGCACAATGAGATGAGTATTGCGGCGCTGCTCGAGACGCTGGCCGTCGAGCTCGGTCCGACGATCAAGCCGCGGCTGATTTTCGGCTGCCTCGCGGACAAGGAATGGCAGCGGATGGCCGCGATGCTCGCGCCGCGCGTGCGCGATGTAACCCTGACCAAAGTGAAGCCCAAGCGGCCGCTCGATCCTGAAAATCTCGCGCCGCATTTCGCGCATCAGGTGCCGACGCGCGTTATTCGCGAGCCGCTCGAGGCCGTCGCGACGCTGCTCTCTCAATTGGAGCCCGACGAAGTGGCGCTTGTAACAGGTTCCGTGTATCTTATCGGCGAAGTTTATCCGTACTTCCTGGCCCGTGAGGGCCGAAGCGGGTTGTTTCCTGAGGCGGGCGTATAAAAAACTCTGGCTAGTCGCGATTTTGGCCACTCTCGCGTGGAGGCCATCGCTCGCCGCGGCCCAACTCGGCAGCAACACGGGCGGCGCTGCCCTTCCTGGTTCAGTTAGCGCCGAACATGAAGAACCGGTTAACGTCACCGGCCAGGAAACGATCTTCGATTCCAGAAACGACGTATTCACGGTCAAGGGCGACGCCGTCATGACGCAGGGCGGCAGTATCCTGAAGGCCGATCAAATCCAGGTCTATCGCCGCCAGCGTCAGGCCGTAGCCACTGGCAACGTTCATCTTGTCGATCCCGAGGTCGAGCTGTGGGCAACCAAGGCGAGTATCGACCTCAATCGCGAGACGCTGGTGCTGTACGACGCGAAGGTCTTTGCCAAACAGAATACCTATCATCTGGCCGGGCAGAAGGTTGAGAAACTCGAAGGCCAGAACTACGCAATTACCAAGGGATTCTTCACGACCTGCGGATGCCGCAAGGACACCCCCGATTGGTCGATCACGGCCGACCAGATGGACGTTGGTGTCGGCGGCAGCGGCACCGCGCACGGGGCGGGTTTCGACGTGTTGGGCGTGCCGATCATGAAGATGCCGTACGCAACGTTCCCGGCCGATACGACCCGTCACAGTGGTCTGCTATCGAGCCGCGAAGGCGAGTCGGGATTGCGCGGTTTCCAGTATTTCCAGCCTTATTATTTGGCGATCAACAAGAGCTCCGATGCGACGGTCGCGTTCGACCTCGAGACTTCGCAGCGCGTTGGCGGCCTCGGTGAATATCGCCTCACCAACGGCGCCGACGATTATTTCTGGGGCGATGCTGCTTACTACAACGAGGCGATGCGCACCAATGGCAATCGCCAGGAAGACATTGTCGATAACCAGATCGCAAATCCCACCATCCCGCAGAATCGCTGGGACGGAATCGCGATGGCGCGGCAGCATCTTACCGACGACCTGACCCTTTACGGAGACGCGATCACGGTCAGCGACGCGCTCGAACTGCGCGAAATGAACACGTGGACACTGTCGCGCGGCTTCGGCAACAACTTCGCTTCGTTGCGCGACGCGACGTCGCACTTCGGCGTCCTCGACTCGTACGAGGACGGCTACGCCAACATCGAAGGTACCTTCAATCAGGACTTGATCCAGCCGCAGACGTTTGCGCTTCAGCGTCTGCCGGCCGCGACGCTGATCGGCAGGGAGCAGATGCCGACCGGTTTCGGCTTTTTCGACTACGACGCCGACGTCACGAATTTCTATCGCAACGAAGGACAGAGCGGCTGGCGCTTCAACGCGACGCCGCAATACACGCTGCCCGTGCGTTTGGGCGACTATGCGACCCTCTATGGTTCGGCGGGCGTGCTCGCGAACGTATGGGAATCGCGCGGGAATCTGCTCAATATCACACCGGTCGGTAGCGACGGGCTCGTTTATAACAACGGCGTATCACTCGGCGCTCCGCTCACGACTCAATGGCAAGCGCGCGCCATCCCGTTTATGTCGACGGGAATCTCGACCGTCCTGGACCGCGTCTTCAATATCAACGGGACCTCGGTCGAGAAGCTCAAAAACACTATCGAACCGTTCGTCGACTACAGCTACGTGCCGCGCATTAACCAGAGCAACACGCCTTTGTGGGATCAGAACGATCGTATGGAGTCGCGGAGCCTTGTGACCTACGGCTTCACTACTCGCCTGTTCGCCAAGGTCAAGAACAAGCCGAGCACCGAGGACACCGACCAGGCACCTGACTTGATGCCTTCGGAGAACGGGCCGATCGTTGGCCCATACAATCAGCAGGGCAACGATTTCAATCTGATACCGCAGGGGACCGGCCAGAGCATCCGCGATGGCGAGCATGTTGACGAGCTGGGCGAGTTGACGATCCAGCAGGCGTACGATCCGTCGCATGATATCTCCGTCGACTCGTCGCATATCTCGGACCTGCAGGGAATCATGTCAGTCTATCCGACTTCGATCGCGTCTGGGGGTTCTGAGGTCGACTACAACCCGCGCGGCCATGCCGGAATCACCTACAGCAGCGTGTTCGTGAATTTGCAGCCGCCTTGGAGCGCCAGCGCGGAAAATCGACCGAAGGTATACATGGGTCGCTCGCTCGAGGGCTCGTTCCTGCAGTTCTCGTACAACTACGTCAATTCGCAAAACACGGTCATCCAGAGCACGAGCCGCAGTGGCACTCAGTACGGAAGCGCGCGCGCTTATACCGATATCTTCAAATATCTGGGGGCGTATTTCGGCCCGAGCTACGACTTCTCTGCCGGCCGGCTGCTCGACGCTGAGTACGGTGCGCGGCTCAAATCGTCATGCGATTGCTGGGCGGCGGATATGGCCTTGATTCAGTCGTACAATCCGAACGAAGTCCAATTCCAGTTCCAGCTGACTCTTGGTGGACTTGGTTCGCTGGGCCGAAGCCCATTCGGCCAGAATCCGTTCCAGAGCCGCGCACGGAGCAGTATACTGCCGTCGTACTGACCCAGCGCGCGATTCCTAAAGATAGAGCAAGGCCAGGTCGGTCAGGATCCAGAGAATGACCGACAGCATTAGCGGCGCGTCGCTAAGTAGCAGCCGCGCGGGATCGCCGCCTTCGTTGCGCTCGTCGATGAGATACAGGTAGCGCAGGATTCCGAACGCGACGAACGGCACCGTCAAGTACAGATGTTTGGTGCCGAGCTTGGTTTCGACCTCAACCGATGCCGTGTAGATCATGTAGCCGACAAGGGTCGCGCCGGCGACAATCGAGATCATCTGATCGATCAGCCGCACGCTGTAGAATTCGAGCGCGCCGCGATGCGCGGTTGCCGCATCGCCGAGCGCGATCAGCTCATGGCGCCGGCGTCCCAGCACCAGCAATAGCGCCAGCACGAAGGTGATGAATGCGAGCCACGGCGACACTTCGGCGCCGATCGCCGCGCCGCCGGCGAATGCCCGAATCACGAAGCCCAGCGCGACCGCGATTATATCGACGATCATCACGCGCTTGGCCCATAGCGAATACGTCACTTGCAGGATCGCATAGAGGAGCACAATCCCAACGAAGTCGCGGCCGATGAACGCGCTGAGAATTACCGCGAAGGCGCCCAGCGCAAGCGCCAGCCGCCGGCCCGCCTCGACGCTTACGTCGCCGCGCGCGATCGGGCGGTCGCGCTTTTCGGGGTTCAGCCGATCAGCCTCGCGATCGACGATGTCATTGATCACGTAGGCCGTGCTCGAGAGCGCACAGAACGCGATGAAGCCGAGGATGCCCAGCGCCAGGTCGTGCGGCACGAACATCCGCTTTGCAAACACCAGTGCCGCCAGCACCAGCGCGTTCTTGACCCACTGATGCGGCCGCATCAGGCGCAGCATCGCGGAGCGGTTGTCGCGCGCCTCAACTATCGCGGCCGAAGCCATGGCTCAACGTTGTACCGATGCGATACGGCGGACCGCAAGGTGGGGCGTGGGCATGCCCTGCTTGGCGCTCTTGACCATCATGCTGAAACCCGCAAATTGTACGATCCGATGAGTAACGAATCACACGAAAAAACTGGACCTTCCGCGACAATCGATCTGAACGGGCTGAAGCGCTTTTTCGAAGAGCGCAAGCTCGGTGACACGCGCGAGCTTCGCAGCGAGAACATCTCGTTCGGCCACTCCAACGAGGTCCATCTCGTCCATTTCGAGGGCAAATCGTGGGCGCTCCGGCGTCCGCCGCGCGGGCCGCTGCTGCCGACCGCGCACGACATGATGCGCGAGTACAAAGTCCTTAACGCGTTGCAGAACACTCCCGTGCCGGTGCCGCGTGTTTATGCGGCCTGCGAAGATCCGGCGTACATCGGCGCGCCTTTCTATTTGATGGAGTATGTGAAGGGCGAGGTTATCCGCGCCGACGGCAAGCACTTTGCGAAAACGCCGCAGCTGCGGCGCCGCGCGAGCGAAGAGATCCTCGAGGTGCTGATCAAACTGCAAGCGGTCGATTGGAAAGCCGCGGGGCTCGAGGGCTTTGGCCGTCCCGACGGCTACCTCGAGCGCCAGCTGCGCCGCTGGACCGATCAGCTTGAACGCACTCTGCCGTACACGCGTCCACTTCCTGTCATGGACAAGGTCAAGGAATGGCTCCGCGCGCGGCTGCCCGAATCGCCCGCGCCGACCATCGTTCATGGCGATTACAAGCTCGACAACGTCATGTTCGATCCGGCCACGGTGAAGATCATCGCCGTGTTCGATTGGGAGATGTCGACGCTCGGCGACCCGCTCGCCGATCTCGGCTGGATGCTCACGTACTGGAGCGATCCCGAAGACGCCTCGTCGCAGAGCGGCATCGTTTCTAGTATGGCCAACGAACAGGGCTGGATGTCGCGGCGCGAGCTGATTGAGCGCTATGAGCAGCGGACCGGGCGCGCGATGCGCGACTTCGCCTTCTACCAGGCGTTCGCGATTTTCAAGCTCGCGATCATCCTCGAAGGCAGCTACTCACGCTACCTGCGCGGACAGGCCGACGATCCTCTCTTCGCCGGCTTCACCGAGCGCGTTCCCGCGCTAGCCGACGCAGCTTGGGCCGTCTGCCAATCAGCCAAGCGTTAGGTCAGGTCGACAGTGAGTTAGCTACGCGTTTTCGAATTCTGATCCCCCGTCCCGTGCGGGAAGGGGTTAGGGGTTAGGTCAGTGTCTGGATTTCGGAGCTCGAAAAACTCAGACAAACGACTTAACCATCTTTCCCTTCCCGCATCGGGAAGAGAAGTTGCGCTGGGCGGCTTGATTTCAGGTTATGAGGAATGTTGCGCGTCGAATGCTCGATCAATCCGGAGGAAAATCTACTATGAGCGACTACAAGTTCATCGTCGTTGAAGATCCTGAAGCCGGCATTCGGCGTATTGCGCTCAACCGGCCGGAGAAGCGTAACGCGCTCTCCAACGGCCTCCGCGCAGAGCTCTTCGATGCGCTCCGCAAGGCCGATATCGACCCGGCAATCGGCGCGATCATCCTCAAGGGCAACGGCAAATGCTTCAGCGCGGGCTACGATCTCTCGCAGGCGCCCGGAGAGCCGCTGCCGCGCCATGTCTCGCCGGGTGAAGGCGTCTGGCCGCGTCATCTGGTCGATGGATGGTTCGAGATGTGGGACATGGCGACTCCTGTCATCGCGCAAGTTCACGGTTACTGCCTCGCGGGCGGCACCGAGCTCGCGACGGCTTGCGATCTGGTTTACTGCGCCGAGGACGCGCAGATCGGCTATCCTCCCGTGCGCGCGATGTCCACGCCCGACTGCGCATATCATCCGTGGCTGATGGGGATGCGGCGCGCGATGGAGATGATGCTGACGGGCGACTCAATCACCGGGATCGAAGCCGCGGAGTTTGGCTTTGCGAATCGCGCGTTTCCGGCCGATCGCCTCGAGGAAGAAGTGCTGTCGGTTGCGCGCCGCGTATCGAAGATTCCGCGCGACCTCCAGGCGCTCAACAAGCGCGTCGTGCATCGCGCGATGGAAGTGATGGGCGCGCGCGCCGCGATTCGCTCGGCGACGGAAATCCAGGCGCTGTGTTTTCACCAGCCCTCATCGCGCGAGTACATGAAGAAGATGCGCGAGGGCGTGACCAAGGCGCTCGACGAACGCGACTCGAAGTTCAACGACTACCGCACCGCGAAAAAGAAGTAGCGTCGTGCCGATCAGCTCCGCGCGAGGCTGAACAGCGAGCACAGCCACTCGTGCGCTTGCGGATAGTGATCGAGATCGAGCACGAATTCCTGGCCGATCGGCACAGTGCGAAGGCGCGCGCAGTCCTCGTCGATGCGCCAGCGCCGCGCGTCGCCGTGCCGCGACAGTGCGGTGCGATCTTGCGGCGCGAACCATCGCGGCAATCGCCACGACGATCGTCCCGCGTACGGATTCAAATCAGTAAGGCAAAGCTCAGCCGCGAATCGCGGAAAGATTCCCGCACCAGGAATTCCCGATTCGCCGCCGAGCCACTCGCTCGCCACGTAAAGCGTGTTGCGCGCGTATTTCTGTTTCGGGCCGAGGTGCGGATGATACGCGGCCCACGGCATCTGCGATGCGGTCGCGGGCGAAACTTCTACAACTTCGCCGACCTGCATCCAGCCGAAAATGACATGAAGATTCGGCGCCCGCGGAACGAAACGTATCTCTCGCCCGCTTCCTTCAATCCGCCGAAACCATCCGAAATACAGAAAGACATCTCCCGCATCGACGCAATGACGAGCGAGATGCGCCTGCGCGGCGCCGGCCTGGCCGAAGAGCGGACGCCATCCCGAGGCGCGCGGAAGGGAATCGCGCCGCAGATCGGGATCGAGATGCGCGCCGTGCCGCGTGCGAATTCTGCCCCGTGTTAACTGCGTAACAAGTGGTGCGATCGAGCCGCTATCGATGCCGCGGACGTCGCGATAGGCGATCGACGACTTGCGATCGGGAATTGGCAGCGCCAGCATCGAGCCGTCCTCGAAAATTGGGCTCGCGCATCCGCCCCATTTCGCGTCGAATCCCTTTCGGCTCAAGATCAGTTTCATCGGTGCGCCGACGCGATATGGTATAGGGACCCCGCGCGTTCCGGGAAGCGCGCGCATTCAGCGATGGAATCATCTGAGTTGTTGCTCGAGCTTGCGCGCTTCATTGAACGCATAACCGCGATCGCTCGCACCGGCCTGGCGTTCAAGTCCGAGGGCTTCGACGCCGAGCGCTATGAGCAGTTGCTCCACGAAGCGGCGCACATGCATTCGCTGCTCGAAGGCGCCTCCCGCGACGATGCCGAAATGCTGCGCGCCAGATGGCGCAGCGAGGTAGTCGATGGTTATCACGGCTACGTCACAGCCGCGGTCGGCGTCGGCATCATCGCCTTCAACGAGCGCGACGAGATTCTCATGATCCAGCGGCCAACCGGCAAATGGTGGTATCCGACCGGCTTCTGCGACGTAGGAATTTCGCCGGCTGAAAACGTCGCGAAGGAAGCGCGCGAGGAAACCGGCCTCATCGTGCGCCCCGACCGCCTGATGGCCCTGATCGACAGCCACAAGAACGGCTCCCCCGGCCGCCACATCTATTCGCTGCTCTTCTACGCGCAAATCATCGGCGGCGAATTGAAACCGGCCCCGCTCGAAGTCCTCGACATCGGCTTTTTCCCGCTTGATCACTTGCCCGAGCCGCTCCACTGGCCTAATCAAAAGTGGGTAGAAATCGCGCGCGAGTTCCACTTCAACGGCAGAACAAAACCGTACTTCGATCCGCTATGAGTGTTCGGCCCGTTGCAGTCAGCAGGCGTCATCTATTCCAAGCGGGAACTTGTCGTCGTCGAGGAATTCCGTTCGCTGGCAGGGACAGCCTGCGGGGAACTCGGTTTCTGATTCGCGAGTGCCAAGGCAAGCGCAGCGCCTGCCCGAACGCGTGCGTCGCGATAGGATTTTTCGACGTATTGCTTGAAGGTGTCGGGATTGCTGCGGCTCGGACTGGTTTCCAAACGGTTGCGAGCCTCTTGTCGTGACGCGACGATCGAGACCTTCCAGCTTCGTTCTCGATGCCCGCGATTCTGATCTGCGTACTGCCATTTCAGGCAGTGCTCAAAGAGATTTCTCAGGTGACTCGTTAGCTCCTGCCGCTCTTTGCGAGCTATCCCTTCCAGTTCCTCTGCCAGGTTTTCCCAATCGAGGGTTGCGCGCACGCCGCCCCCGCAAGGCTACCGCCTGATCCACGCACCAGGCATCAAATTCATTATCGTCGGCAGGCATTGCCAGTTCGGCACTAGATCGTCGATGCGCGATTGGCGGTGCGCGTGGCCAATAGAAATGCGAACAGCGCGAATGCGATCGCGATCGTCACCGGACCTGCCATCGGTGCTACAGTGCCGAGCGCGGCGGGATCTGCCATGTAGAGGCCGCTGCGCAGCGCGGTCATCGCGTAGGTGAGTGGGTTCAGGCGCATCGTCCATGCGAGCCATCCCGGAGCGCCGCTCACCGGGAAGAATGCGCCCGAGAGCAGCCAGATCGGAATCAGGATCAGGTTCATGATCGCATGAAAGCCCTGCGTCGATTCGATGCGCCATGCGATGACAAGGCCGATGCTCGTGAGCGCGAATGCGATCACCGCCATCATCAATGAAGCCGTGACGACGGCGCCGACGCTCAGATGAATACCCGCGAGCGGCGCGAGAATGAGGAAGATGATTCCTTGCACCAGCGCCAGCGTAGTCCCGCCCAGCGCCTGACCAAGCACGACTGTCGATCGCGAGATCGGCGCCACCAGCACGCCTTGCAGAAATCCTTCGCGGCGATCCTCGACGGTTGAAATTGTCGCGAAGATCGCGGTGAACAGCAGCACGAGGACGATCACGCCGGGATAAAAATATTCGGCGTAGTTCATGCCCGACGGCATCCCGCTCGGGCGAAACGATGCGTTCAGTCCCGCACCGAGCAGCGCCCAGAACACCAAAGGCTGCAGCAGCGCGCCGAAGAGGCGGCTGCGCTGGCGCACGAAGCGCGTGATCTCGCGCATCCAGAGCGTGCCGGCCTGCATCGCAATCGCGGGCATCGCGTTACTCCTTCGCCGCTTCGGGCGCGGCACTTGCGAAAAACTGATGCCCTGTCAGATGAACGAATACGTCCTCGAGCGTCGGCTTGCCGAACGACACCGATTCGATTTCGCTGCTGAAACTG is drawn from Candidatus Binataceae bacterium and contains these coding sequences:
- the trpA gene encoding tryptophan synthase subunit alpha; the encoded protein is MAHTKRIAARFKELRARNEAALVPFIVAGDPDLDATRRLVLELEARGADIIELGVPFSDPMADGPANQRAIARGLGAGASLAAILSMVSELRHETQIPIVLFGYYNPIFHYGPERLCADAAKAGIDALLVVDLPPEEAGELARPAHANGLDIIYLLAPTTPLERSRKVVRNASGFLYYVAVAGVTGARAQLPTDLKDHIDALRPVTDLPLGVGFGISTPEQAAQVATFADAVAVGSAISLVIEKHGKSPEMVSAVGEMVGAMKAAMRQARGGHATRMEQTDG
- the accD gene encoding acetyl-CoA carboxylase, carboxyltransferase subunit beta, coding for MAERQMATQAQQAASDEIWSKCPGCREMAFRKEVERNLNVCLKCGHHFRLTVSQRLAITADRGSWREMFADLAIGDPLGFVDSKPYPARLAQARAESGRNDAVVVGLAKIEQIPLALAIMDFEFMGGSMGVVVGEKIARLFDVATQKKLPVIVFVASGGARMQEGALSLMQMAKVSAAIARLRDARLPYIAVLCDPTTGGVAASYAMLGDLNISEPGALIGFAGRRVIQQTTNQQLPDDFQRAEFLLAHGMLDAIVPRHQMRFTLARLLSMLTRKRSVAKASEAKRK
- a CDS encoding folylpolyglutamate synthase/dihydrofolate synthase family protein — encoded protein: MERLTKTLDWLYSLEARGEIYKLERMENALALIGNPHKRLRAVHIAGTKGKGSVAAMLDSVLRAAGLRVGLYTKPHLVNLSERTRINGAEVPAARMLDYIERLRAIFDGANMALTFFEFTVALMFLYFAEENVDIAVIETGLGGRLDSTNVVMPILSVITPIGFDHMEYLGHTIPAIASEKGGIIKNDVPVVIGARDPEARTTLTSIAGQRRSAVRLIDRDFSFTSHAPAHRIDYQGLGLNLNGVELALAGPFQHENAAIAIAAVEALRALGWKIDEPHIRQGLREMYWPGRFDVVSRRPLVILDCAHNEMSIAALLETLAVELGPTIKPRLIFGCLADKEWQRMAAMLAPRVRDVTLTKVKPKRPLDPENLAPHFAHQVPTRVIREPLEAVATLLSQLEPDEVALVTGSVYLIGEVYPYFLAREGRSGLFPEAGV
- the lptD gene encoding LPS assembly protein LptD, with amino-acid sequence MATLAWRPSLAAAQLGSNTGGAALPGSVSAEHEEPVNVTGQETIFDSRNDVFTVKGDAVMTQGGSILKADQIQVYRRQRQAVATGNVHLVDPEVELWATKASIDLNRETLVLYDAKVFAKQNTYHLAGQKVEKLEGQNYAITKGFFTTCGCRKDTPDWSITADQMDVGVGGSGTAHGAGFDVLGVPIMKMPYATFPADTTRHSGLLSSREGESGLRGFQYFQPYYLAINKSSDATVAFDLETSQRVGGLGEYRLTNGADDYFWGDAAYYNEAMRTNGNRQEDIVDNQIANPTIPQNRWDGIAMARQHLTDDLTLYGDAITVSDALELREMNTWTLSRGFGNNFASLRDATSHFGVLDSYEDGYANIEGTFNQDLIQPQTFALQRLPAATLIGREQMPTGFGFFDYDADVTNFYRNEGQSGWRFNATPQYTLPVRLGDYATLYGSAGVLANVWESRGNLLNITPVGSDGLVYNNGVSLGAPLTTQWQARAIPFMSTGISTVLDRVFNINGTSVEKLKNTIEPFVDYSYVPRINQSNTPLWDQNDRMESRSLVTYGFTTRLFAKVKNKPSTEDTDQAPDLMPSENGPIVGPYNQQGNDFNLIPQGTGQSIRDGEHVDELGELTIQQAYDPSHDISVDSSHISDLQGIMSVYPTSIASGGSEVDYNPRGHAGITYSSVFVNLQPPWSASAENRPKVYMGRSLEGSFLQFSYNYVNSQNTVIQSTSRSGTQYGSARAYTDIFKYLGAYFGPSYDFSAGRLLDAEYGARLKSSCDCWAADMALIQSYNPNEVQFQFQLTLGGLGSLGRSPFGQNPFQSRARSSILPSY
- a CDS encoding decaprenyl-phosphate phosphoribosyltransferase; the encoded protein is MASAAIVEARDNRSAMLRLMRPHQWVKNALVLAALVFAKRMFVPHDLALGILGFIAFCALSSTAYVINDIVDREADRLNPEKRDRPIARGDVSVEAGRRLALALGAFAVILSAFIGRDFVGIVLLYAILQVTYSLWAKRVMIVDIIAVALGFVIRAFAGGAAIGAEVSPWLAFITFVLALLLVLGRRRHELIALGDAATAHRGALEFYSVRLIDQMISIVAGATLVGYMIYTASVEVETKLGTKHLYLTVPFVAFGILRYLYLIDERNEGGDPARLLLSDAPLMLSVILWILTDLALLYL
- a CDS encoding phosphotransferase family protein, whose protein sequence is MSNESHEKTGPSATIDLNGLKRFFEERKLGDTRELRSENISFGHSNEVHLVHFEGKSWALRRPPRGPLLPTAHDMMREYKVLNALQNTPVPVPRVYAACEDPAYIGAPFYLMEYVKGEVIRADGKHFAKTPQLRRRASEEILEVLIKLQAVDWKAAGLEGFGRPDGYLERQLRRWTDQLERTLPYTRPLPVMDKVKEWLRARLPESPAPTIVHGDYKLDNVMFDPATVKIIAVFDWEMSTLGDPLADLGWMLTYWSDPEDASSQSGIVSSMANEQGWMSRRELIERYEQRTGRAMRDFAFYQAFAIFKLAIILEGSYSRYLRGQADDPLFAGFTERVPALADAAWAVCQSAKR
- a CDS encoding enoyl-CoA hydratase-related protein, with amino-acid sequence MSDYKFIVVEDPEAGIRRIALNRPEKRNALSNGLRAELFDALRKADIDPAIGAIILKGNGKCFSAGYDLSQAPGEPLPRHVSPGEGVWPRHLVDGWFEMWDMATPVIAQVHGYCLAGGTELATACDLVYCAEDAQIGYPPVRAMSTPDCAYHPWLMGMRRAMEMMLTGDSITGIEAAEFGFANRAFPADRLEEEVLSVARRVSKIPRDLQALNKRVVHRAMEVMGARAAIRSATEIQALCFHQPSSREYMKKMREGVTKALDERDSKFNDYRTAKKK
- a CDS encoding NUDIX hydrolase N-terminal domain-containing protein; protein product: MESSELLLELARFIERITAIARTGLAFKSEGFDAERYEQLLHEAAHMHSLLEGASRDDAEMLRARWRSEVVDGYHGYVTAAVGVGIIAFNERDEILMIQRPTGKWWYPTGFCDVGISPAENVAKEAREETGLIVRPDRLMALIDSHKNGSPGRHIYSLLFYAQIIGGELKPAPLEVLDIGFFPLDHLPEPLHWPNQKWVEIAREFHFNGRTKPYFDPL
- a CDS encoding ABC transporter permease; the encoded protein is MPAIAMQAGTLWMREITRFVRQRSRLFGALLQPLVFWALLGAGLNASFRPSGMPSGMNYAEYFYPGVIVLVLLFTAIFATISTVEDRREGFLQGVLVAPISRSTVVLGQALGGTTLALVQGIIFLILAPLAGIHLSVGAVVTASLMMAVIAFALTSIGLVIAWRIESTQGFHAIMNLILIPIWLLSGAFFPVSGAPGWLAWTMRLNPLTYAMTALRSGLYMADPAALGTVAPMAGPVTIAIAFALFAFLLATRTANRASTI